The Micromonospora sp. WMMD961 genome has a segment encoding these proteins:
- a CDS encoding thiamine pyrophosphate-dependent dehydrogenase E1 component subunit alpha, with amino-acid sequence MSDADPVRLYRTVRLIRRFEERAVELVHGGQIVGGIHPYLGQEGIAAGVCAALGVDDVLAGTHRGHGHVLARGADPARMFAELCGRVTGLNAGRGGSMHAADLSLGILGANAIVGASGAIVTGAVWAHRRRGRDTVGVSFFGDGAVNEGMLLEAFNLAALWRVPVLFVCENNGYATTMPVAGAVAGSIAGRAAAFGIPAVVVDGQDPETVRVAAVAAVDRMRAGGGPELIEARTYRFDVHHTFEHAVRLDYRPPDDVTRGRARDPVRIQGSRLSDADRAAVDAEVEATIDAAVDFALASPQPDPADALAYLYASGLTARTGGG; translated from the coding sequence GTGAGCGACGCCGACCCGGTCCGGCTCTACCGCACGGTCCGGCTGATCCGTCGGTTCGAGGAGCGTGCGGTGGAGCTGGTCCACGGTGGGCAGATCGTCGGCGGCATCCACCCGTACCTCGGTCAGGAGGGCATCGCCGCCGGCGTCTGCGCTGCCCTGGGCGTCGACGACGTGCTCGCCGGCACCCACCGTGGCCACGGGCACGTGCTGGCCCGGGGCGCGGACCCGGCCCGGATGTTCGCCGAGCTGTGCGGCCGGGTCACCGGCCTCAACGCCGGGCGGGGCGGGTCGATGCACGCCGCCGACCTGAGCCTCGGCATCCTCGGCGCCAACGCCATCGTGGGGGCCTCCGGGGCGATCGTCACGGGCGCGGTCTGGGCGCACCGGCGCCGGGGCCGCGACACCGTGGGGGTGAGCTTCTTCGGCGACGGCGCGGTCAACGAGGGCATGCTGCTGGAGGCGTTCAACCTGGCCGCGCTCTGGCGGGTGCCGGTGCTGTTCGTCTGCGAGAACAACGGTTACGCCACCACCATGCCGGTCGCCGGCGCGGTGGCCGGCAGCATCGCCGGCCGGGCTGCCGCGTTCGGCATCCCGGCCGTCGTGGTCGACGGCCAGGACCCCGAGACGGTACGCGTCGCCGCGGTCGCCGCCGTCGACCGGATGCGCGCCGGCGGCGGCCCCGAGCTGATCGAGGCCCGCACCTACCGCTTCGACGTCCACCACACCTTCGAACACGCGGTACGCCTCGACTACCGCCCGCCCGACGACGTGACCCGCGGGCGGGCCCGGGACCCGGTGCGCATCCAGGGTTCACGGCTCTCCGACGCGGATCGGGCGGCAGTGGACGCCGAGGTCGAGGCGACCATCGACGCGGCGGTGGACTTCGCCCTGGCCAGCCCGCAACCCGACCCGGCCGACGCGCTCGCGTACCTGTACGCCAGCGGCCTGACCGCCCGCACCGGAGGTGGCTGA
- a CDS encoding DUF3050 domain-containing protein translates to MSRYDWGKTHPGIERLERAVTERRDAVVKHPLYANLDTHEALVTFMQHHVFAVWDFMSLLKSLQRQLTCVTVPWIPTGPTGSRRLINDIVMVEESDELGGGYISHFELYVQGMAEAGADTTAVDALVDLLRAGRPVTEALTEAGVPAASARFAATTWQIIESTPVHCQAAAFAFGREDLIPDMFTQVVSVNEVSNRLNTFVDYLQRHIEVDGEQHTPMAMQMLADLCGDDDAKWQECADTVNTALAARARLWDDILSAIKGPA, encoded by the coding sequence ATGTCACGCTACGACTGGGGTAAGACGCACCCGGGCATCGAACGGCTGGAGCGGGCGGTGACCGAGCGGCGCGACGCCGTGGTCAAGCACCCGCTCTACGCCAATCTCGACACCCACGAGGCGCTGGTCACCTTCATGCAGCACCACGTCTTCGCGGTCTGGGACTTCATGTCCCTGTTGAAGTCACTCCAGCGGCAGCTCACCTGCGTCACGGTGCCGTGGATCCCGACCGGCCCCACCGGCAGCCGCCGCCTCATCAACGACATCGTCATGGTCGAGGAGAGCGACGAGCTGGGCGGCGGCTACATCAGCCACTTCGAGCTGTACGTGCAGGGAATGGCCGAGGCCGGCGCGGACACCACGGCGGTCGACGCCCTCGTCGACCTGCTGCGCGCCGGCCGGCCGGTCACCGAGGCGCTCACCGAGGCCGGGGTGCCGGCCGCGTCGGCGAGGTTCGCCGCCACCACCTGGCAGATCATCGAGTCCACCCCGGTGCACTGCCAGGCGGCGGCCTTCGCGTTCGGCCGGGAGGACCTGATCCCGGACATGTTCACCCAGGTCGTCTCGGTCAACGAGGTCAGCAACCGGCTGAACACGTTCGTCGACTACCTGCAACGGCACATCGAGGTCGACGGCGAACAGCACACCCCGATGGCCATGCAGATGCTCGCCGACCTGTGCGGCGACGACGACGCCAAGTGGCAGGAGTGCGCCGACACCGTCAACACCGCCCTCGCCGCCCGGGCCCGCCTGTGGGACGACATCCTCTCTGCCATCAAGGGTCCGGCGTGA
- a CDS encoding phytanoyl-CoA dioxygenase family protein — translation MTTLTDEERALLPSDDDVRHYAEHGWYLSKKLFTDDEVDALAAATQRYYDGERDRRLPVRPPKLAYWEPSKGPVQRHNDYVHHEHDGLGAILRKPLIGAVAARLAEADEIRVFQSTLIYKPPIDGEPSNIVPWHFDKHYWASSSSEKMLTAFIPFHDCGEEMGTITMVDGSHRWKEIGADDTVVRHFADRDRSQLEEMLAENAAHNGAEIRKIPMVIPKGHVSFHHCRTYHGSGPNVSGRPRQAISLHLQDGDNAWREYPLSDGTLAAYNHDVLVGRTHEGRPDYADPEYCPVIWRHRAQQGG, via the coding sequence ATGACCACGCTCACCGACGAGGAGCGGGCGCTGCTGCCCTCCGACGACGACGTGCGGCACTACGCCGAGCACGGCTGGTACCTGTCGAAGAAGCTGTTCACCGACGACGAGGTGGACGCCCTCGCCGCCGCCACGCAGCGCTACTACGACGGTGAGCGGGACCGGCGGTTGCCGGTACGACCACCGAAGTTGGCCTACTGGGAGCCGTCGAAAGGGCCGGTGCAGCGGCACAACGACTACGTCCACCACGAACACGACGGGCTGGGCGCGATCCTGCGCAAGCCGTTGATCGGCGCGGTCGCCGCCCGGCTCGCCGAGGCCGACGAGATCCGCGTCTTCCAGTCCACGCTGATCTACAAGCCGCCGATAGACGGGGAGCCGAGCAACATCGTGCCCTGGCATTTCGACAAGCACTACTGGGCGTCCTCGTCGTCGGAGAAGATGCTCACCGCGTTCATCCCGTTCCACGACTGCGGGGAGGAGATGGGCACCATCACCATGGTCGACGGTTCGCACCGGTGGAAGGAGATCGGCGCGGACGACACAGTGGTGCGGCACTTCGCCGACCGGGACCGCAGCCAGTTGGAGGAGATGCTGGCGGAGAACGCGGCCCACAACGGCGCGGAGATCCGCAAGATCCCCATGGTGATCCCCAAGGGACACGTGAGTTTCCACCACTGCCGCACCTACCACGGCAGTGGCCCCAACGTCAGCGGTCGCCCCCGACAGGCGATCTCGCTTCACCTGCAGGACGGCGACAACGCCTGGCGGGAGTATCCGCTCTCCGACGGCACGCTCGCCGCGTACAACCACGACGTGCTGGTCGGCCGCACCCACGAGGGGCGACCTGACTACGCCGATCCCGAGTACTGCCCGGTCATCTGGCGCCACCGCGCCCAACAGGGAGGCTGA
- the hppD gene encoding 4-hydroxyphenylpyruvate dioxygenase translates to MDIRGIDHIELYVGDARQAAFYFSTAVGFDICGQGGPETGLEGQRSLLLCHGDIRLLLTSGLSAEHPAARYVQRHGDGIAVVAVEVDDVASAYAELVARGATAVTPPTTRTGADAEVVTAEVDGFADVRHRLVQRRGDRAEFLPGAITPTPSGGEGHPPVLAEIDHLAVCVPPGQLDETVRHFERLFDFAQIFEEHIEVDGQAMNSKVVQSGSGRVTVVLLEPDRARRPGQIDAFLDQHAGGGVQHLGLRTDDILAAVEALGRRGVRFAGTPGSYYDSLEARVGRVDAPLERLRELGVLVDSDHDGQLLQIFAESMHVRRTLFLELIERRGARGFGSGNIKALYEAKERELATVAATPQGVGA, encoded by the coding sequence ATGGACATCCGTGGTATCGACCACATCGAACTCTACGTGGGGGACGCGCGGCAGGCGGCCTTCTACTTCAGCACCGCCGTCGGCTTCGACATCTGTGGCCAGGGTGGCCCGGAGACCGGGCTGGAAGGGCAGCGCTCCCTGCTGCTCTGCCACGGCGACATCCGGTTGCTGCTCACCTCCGGGCTGAGCGCCGAGCATCCGGCGGCGCGGTACGTGCAGCGCCACGGTGACGGCATCGCTGTCGTCGCGGTCGAGGTCGACGACGTGGCGTCCGCGTACGCCGAGCTGGTGGCGCGCGGCGCGACCGCGGTGACGCCACCGACCACCCGCACCGGCGCGGACGCCGAGGTGGTGACCGCCGAGGTGGACGGCTTCGCCGACGTGCGGCACCGTTTGGTGCAGCGCCGTGGTGACCGGGCCGAGTTCCTGCCCGGCGCCATCACACCGACACCGTCCGGTGGGGAGGGGCACCCGCCGGTGCTCGCCGAGATCGACCACCTGGCGGTCTGCGTGCCACCCGGCCAGCTCGACGAGACGGTCCGGCACTTCGAGAGGCTGTTCGACTTCGCGCAGATCTTCGAGGAGCACATCGAGGTCGACGGGCAGGCGATGAACTCCAAGGTCGTGCAGAGCGGATCCGGTCGGGTGACTGTGGTGCTGCTGGAACCGGACCGGGCCCGGCGGCCGGGGCAGATCGACGCGTTCCTCGACCAGCACGCCGGTGGGGGAGTGCAGCACCTTGGCCTGCGCACCGACGACATCCTCGCCGCCGTCGAGGCGCTGGGCCGGCGTGGGGTGCGCTTCGCGGGCACCCCGGGCAGCTACTACGACTCCCTCGAAGCCCGGGTCGGTCGGGTGGACGCGCCGCTGGAGCGGCTGCGTGAGCTGGGCGTCCTCGTCGACTCCGACCACGACGGGCAACTGTTGCAGATCTTCGCCGAGTCGATGCACGTGCGCCGCACCCTGTTCCTGGAGCTGATCGAACGGCGCGGCGCGCGGGGCTTCGGCAGCGGCAACATCAAGGCGCTCTACGAGGCCAAGGAACGGGAACTCGCCACTGTGGCGGCCACCCCGCAGGGGGTGGGCGCATGA